The proteins below come from a single Prolixibacter sp. NT017 genomic window:
- a CDS encoding nitroreductase family protein, translated as MYSQDIKTMKKMVAERFSPTTFTNQPVSDELINDMLDVARWAPSSYNEQPWKFLVAHNGDENFQKIYNALMEGNQNWAGNAPILVVTLANDNYARNGKPNRHAWHDTGMAMGFFLLAGVEAGVQVHQMGGFFPEKIERNIELPEGYHPVAVAAIGYTQETAEQESRTRKPVREIRL; from the coding sequence ATGTATTCACAAGATATAAAAACGATGAAAAAAATGGTGGCCGAACGTTTTAGTCCGACCACGTTCACCAATCAACCTGTTAGTGACGAATTGATAAATGACATGCTGGATGTTGCCCGATGGGCTCCCAGTTCGTATAACGAGCAGCCATGGAAATTTCTGGTTGCCCACAATGGAGACGAAAACTTCCAAAAAATTTATAATGCGCTAATGGAGGGCAACCAAAACTGGGCCGGCAATGCTCCCATCCTCGTCGTTACGCTGGCCAATGACAACTATGCGCGCAACGGGAAACCTAATCGGCACGCCTGGCACGATACCGGTATGGCTATGGGATTCTTTTTACTGGCCGGAGTGGAAGCCGGTGTCCAGGTACACCAGATGGGAGGATTCTTCCCGGAAAAAATCGAAAGAAACATTGAATTGCCCGAGGGGTACCATCCGGTCGCTGTGGCAGCCATCGGTTATACGCAAGAAACGGCAGAACAGGAAAGTCGCACACGGAAACCCGTTCGGGAAATACGACTTTAA
- a CDS encoding porin family protein: MMKKLILFAVVCLMLSATVARAQESEVGVKGGLNLSSISVDYGNDKNLKAGFFAGVYNKIPLGNTFALQPELLYSVKGVKYNYNNTFSNSETKVNLNYIDLPVKMVFNLSKNFDVQFGPYVSYLLNGDINTSTEVLNYYSQNSNKEIDRKDFNALDYGLSAGVGFDLESMLLGVNYNVGLNQVAKDGTTPHNMMGNAKNNVLQFYVGFKF; this comes from the coding sequence ATGATGAAAAAGTTAATTCTGTTTGCAGTCGTGTGTCTTATGCTATCTGCGACCGTCGCAAGGGCGCAGGAATCAGAAGTTGGAGTGAAAGGAGGACTTAACTTGTCGAGTATTTCGGTTGATTATGGAAATGATAAGAATCTGAAGGCCGGTTTTTTTGCAGGCGTTTATAATAAAATTCCGTTAGGAAATACGTTTGCACTGCAGCCCGAGTTATTGTATTCTGTAAAAGGTGTAAAATATAATTACAACAATACCTTTTCGAACAGTGAAACAAAAGTGAATCTCAATTACATCGATTTACCGGTTAAGATGGTGTTTAATCTCTCCAAAAATTTTGATGTTCAATTTGGTCCATATGTCAGTTATCTGCTCAATGGCGATATCAATACCAGTACAGAAGTGTTGAATTATTATAGCCAAAACTCCAATAAAGAAATCGACCGAAAAGATTTTAATGCGCTCGATTACGGCCTTTCTGCCGGCGTTGGGTTTGACTTAGAGTCGATGCTCTTGGGTGTTAACTATAATGTTGGATTAAATCAGGTAGCGAAAGACGGCACGACACCGCACAACATGATGGGAAACGCAAAGAATAATGTGCTGCAGTTTTATGTCGGCTTTAAGTTTTAA
- a CDS encoding YtxH domain-containing protein, translated as MNKSISTFVGFVAGAATGAITGMLVAPDKGYKTRKRLAKKVNEISSQMEEQVKQEFKDVGNTIKNKTHRQDKEPEKSKAVNTVKE; from the coding sequence ATGAATAAGAGTATAAGCACTTTCGTTGGGTTTGTGGCTGGCGCCGCAACCGGTGCCATTACAGGAATGCTTGTTGCACCAGACAAGGGATACAAAACACGAAAAAGATTAGCGAAAAAAGTCAATGAGATTTCCAGCCAGATGGAAGAACAAGTGAAGCAAGAGTTCAAAGACGTGGGAAACACCATTAAAAACAAAACGCATCGTCAGGATAAGGAGCCCGAGAAGTCCAAGGCGGTAAATACCGTGAAAGAATAA
- the cysD gene encoding sulfate adenylyltransferase subunit CysD yields the protein MSLNHLQQLEAEGIYVIREVAWRFKKPVLLFSGGKDSIVMFHLARKAFWPEPIPFPLLHIDTGHNFPETLAYRDKLVKDSGSQLIVRSVEESIAQGKAVEETGIHASRNKLQTVTLLDALEELQVDAALGGGRRDEEKARAKERFFSHRDDFGQWDPKNQRPELWSLYNSHHAVGEHFRVFPISNWTEMDVWQYILREEIPIPSLYFSHERPVIERDGILLADSPYLVKTEDERPVLKEVRCRTIGDMTCTGVTLSPAASLDEIIAEVAATRVTERGGRTDDKRSESAMEDRKIAGYF from the coding sequence ATGAGTTTAAACCATTTACAACAACTGGAGGCCGAAGGAATCTACGTGATTCGTGAAGTGGCCTGGCGTTTTAAAAAGCCGGTGTTGCTCTTCTCGGGAGGAAAAGACTCCATCGTGATGTTTCACCTGGCCCGAAAGGCTTTCTGGCCTGAGCCGATTCCGTTTCCGCTGCTGCACATCGACACGGGACATAATTTCCCGGAAACGCTGGCATACCGCGATAAGCTAGTGAAGGACAGCGGCAGCCAATTGATTGTGCGCAGTGTGGAAGAGTCGATTGCGCAGGGAAAAGCGGTTGAAGAGACCGGCATTCATGCCAGCCGAAACAAGTTGCAAACCGTCACCTTACTGGATGCCCTGGAAGAATTACAGGTGGATGCTGCCCTGGGGGGTGGTCGACGGGATGAAGAGAAAGCTCGCGCGAAGGAGCGTTTCTTTTCGCACCGCGACGATTTCGGGCAGTGGGATCCCAAGAATCAGCGGCCCGAATTGTGGAGCCTTTACAATTCGCATCATGCGGTAGGAGAACATTTCCGGGTATTTCCCATCAGCAACTGGACAGAGATGGATGTGTGGCAGTATATTTTGCGGGAAGAGATTCCCATTCCATCGCTTTACTTCTCACACGAGCGTCCGGTCATCGAACGTGATGGAATTTTGCTGGCTGATTCTCCTTATCTCGTGAAGACGGAAGATGAAAGACCGGTTTTAAAAGAGGTTCGTTGCCGCACGATTGGCGATATGACCTGCACCGGAGTAACCTTGTCGCCGGCAGCTTCGCTTGACGAAATCATTGCTGAAGTGGCAGCCACCCGCGTGACCGAGAGAGGCGGTCGGACCGATGACAAGCGCTCCGAATCAGCTATGGAGGATCGCAAAATTGCCGGTTATTTCTAA
- a CDS encoding sulfate adenylyltransferase subunit 1 codes for MTTSAITHNSYLDMDLLRFTTAGSVDDGKSTLIGRLLYDSKSIFDDQVADLEKVSSRTGEGLNLALLTDGLRAEREQGITIDVAYRYFATPKRKFIIADTPGHLQYTRNMVTGASTADLAIILIDAKQGVVEQTRRHTFIANLLGIEHIVVCINKIDLVDYDEAVFNRIVADFDVVKKELNAQVTFIPVSALKGDNVVSQSENLAWFKGPSLLQLLESIPVRVPDAGELFTFPVQGRVGQNGDSRYTGRVSSGVLRPGTRVRVHPSGEETTVEAIELYQEVKQEALTGESVSLRLVGAQLFNRGHLLADAEAKIRYTRHVSVDACWFSETPLQKNRSYILAHVTGETSAVVAQVEDKIDFGNLERLKGEQTIGVNDIATLSLQLEEEIPAIAYRENRTLGSIILIDPDTHQTVAAGMIINRK; via the coding sequence ATGACAACATCAGCTATTACACATAACAGTTATCTCGATATGGATCTGCTGCGCTTTACCACCGCGGGCAGCGTAGACGATGGCAAAAGTACTCTGATTGGACGCTTGCTGTACGATTCCAAATCCATCTTCGATGATCAGGTGGCCGACCTTGAAAAGGTAAGTAGCCGTACCGGGGAAGGATTGAACCTGGCTCTGCTGACTGATGGACTTCGCGCCGAACGGGAGCAGGGCATCACCATCGATGTGGCTTACCGCTATTTTGCCACACCCAAACGCAAATTCATTATTGCCGATACACCCGGACACTTGCAGTATACCCGGAACATGGTGACCGGAGCTTCCACAGCGGACCTGGCTATCATTCTTATCGATGCTAAGCAGGGCGTGGTGGAGCAGACCCGCCGCCATACCTTTATTGCCAATCTGCTGGGGATTGAACACATCGTGGTCTGCATTAACAAGATTGATTTGGTTGATTATGATGAGGCTGTCTTCAATCGCATCGTTGCTGACTTCGATGTTGTGAAGAAAGAGCTGAATGCACAGGTGACTTTCATTCCTGTTAGTGCTCTAAAAGGCGATAACGTGGTTTCGCAATCCGAAAATCTGGCATGGTTTAAAGGCCCTTCTTTGCTTCAGTTGCTGGAAAGTATTCCGGTTCGGGTACCCGACGCCGGTGAATTGTTCACTTTCCCGGTTCAGGGACGTGTAGGGCAAAATGGCGACAGTCGCTACACCGGACGTGTCAGCAGTGGAGTATTACGTCCGGGAACCAGGGTGCGTGTGCATCCATCCGGTGAAGAAACCACGGTGGAAGCTATTGAGCTATATCAGGAAGTGAAGCAGGAGGCATTGACTGGCGAATCGGTTTCGCTGAGGTTAGTCGGGGCACAGTTGTTCAATCGCGGTCACCTTCTGGCGGATGCCGAAGCAAAAATTCGATACACTCGGCACGTGTCAGTTGACGCCTGCTGGTTTAGTGAAACGCCGTTGCAAAAGAACCGCTCTTACATTCTCGCTCATGTAACCGGCGAGACGAGTGCAGTGGTGGCTCAGGTGGAAGATAAAATTGACTTCGGTAATCTGGAACGACTCAAAGGTGAGCAGACCATCGGGGTAAATGATATTGCCACGCTTTCACTGCAACTGGAGGAAGAAATTCCTGCTATTGCCTACCGGGAAAACCGGACATTGGGCAGCATCATTCTGATTGATCCGGATACGCACCAAACAGTGGCTGCCGGAATGATTATCAACCGGAAATAA
- a CDS encoding DUF2061 domain-containing protein: protein MREKAYRSLLKSVSWRALGTIDTILISWLITHKIMFALSIGGVEVFTKMFLYFLHERAWNRVGIGKHDEKPEYEI, encoded by the coding sequence ATGAGAGAGAAAGCCTACCGTAGTCTGTTGAAGAGTGTCTCATGGCGGGCCCTGGGAACAATCGATACTATTTTGATTTCCTGGTTGATTACCCATAAAATCATGTTTGCGCTTTCTATTGGCGGTGTGGAGGTCTTTACTAAGATGTTCCTCTATTTTCTGCATGAGCGAGCGTGGAATCGTGTTGGGATTGGGAAGCACGATGAAAAACCGGAGTACGAAATTTAA
- a CDS encoding bifunctional precorrin-2 dehydrogenase/sirohydrochlorin ferrochelatase, with translation MSRNEKTYLPITLDITGRKILVIGGGPDAAKKLKILLRFTRDVEVLAETVCDEIRETGVVCHEKPYTPAILDDYVLVYVCLNDPDMEQKIRRDGDERRVLVNVHDKPDLCRFVSPAIYRKDNISVSVGSDSKNVYEAIAIRDLIREFLEKNYFRN, from the coding sequence ATGAGTCGAAATGAGAAAACCTATCTGCCCATTACCCTCGATATTACCGGGCGAAAAATCCTGGTGATTGGCGGTGGCCCCGATGCTGCGAAGAAACTGAAGATATTGCTTCGGTTTACCCGCGATGTGGAAGTGTTGGCCGAAACCGTTTGTGACGAAATCCGGGAAACCGGAGTCGTTTGCCACGAAAAGCCTTACACTCCCGCTATACTCGACGATTATGTTCTGGTGTATGTCTGCCTGAATGACCCGGATATGGAACAGAAAATTCGTCGGGATGGCGATGAGCGACGCGTACTGGTCAATGTGCACGACAAACCTGATTTGTGCCGCTTCGTTTCGCCAGCTATTTACCGGAAGGATAACATTAGCGTGTCGGTGGGCTCGGATTCAAAAAATGTATACGAGGCCATCGCTATTCGTGATTTAATCAGAGAATTCCTTGAGAAAAATTACTTCAGAAATTAA